TCGATTcacatgtgtgcatatatggaCGTATGAATGTTTAGTCAAGTGGTATATTTTGCGTATGCTGGtgtatttgcatatataaaAGTTCATGGgagtgtgtatgtgtataaaCATGCAAGTGTGTTCCTGTCGGCATACGTACTCGTGCGACTCATCCGCTTAGGTGACTGTACACGGGTATCTTTGTGTGTCTCGGCGTGCTCGATCTTGGTTTTCTGTGCCTCGTCGCATGGACTTCCGATGGAAAGAATGGATTTGAGTCGCCGCTTTCCCTTTGCAAACCGGGGAGGCGACAACAGAGATCCAGAGGCGTTTGTgattcttcttcgtctctgcacGACCCTTCCGTCGCAGCCTGTGTAACAGGAGAGCGGTGCCTTCGCACCGCGCAGCACAGGCGCAAGACTCTCTCACTGTCTCGCAGCAAGACCAGAGTTTCGGCCCGCGCCCGTGCTCCTTCTTTTGACAGTTTCTCCGTTTTGTTTTTGCTCCAGCGGCCGGGAAACGGACTGCGGTTTTGCTGGCAGGCACCacgttctttttcccttgGACCTCAGCATTCGGCGCGCCGTCTGTGTTCTTTTATCCGGGGTTCTTTTGCGCAAAAAGCGAACACCTTCCTGCGGGAAACTCTTTTGTgcccggtgtctctcggtCGCTCAGAcgtgctttttcttccttttcgcttcacTCGACGGACGCGACAAACACGCGTCTACACTTGCGAGTTTCCGTCTCCAAATCGCTGTTTTCCGTCGCTCGACGCACGCCAGCTTGTGCGAGtccgcctctgcttcccgGAGATCCCTTTTTGAGAGGAAACTGGAactctccactttttctttctttcctgagcaaaaagcgagacaaaTCAACGCACAGAGACCAAGATGGGGAAGGCCAGGCCTCGCGCCGCGGGAAGTTCTGCCTGGCGGCCGCTGAGAGTTTCCCCTCGCGATATCtagcagagaaacgcgcgagagaaacagagaaaaagcgagaagagctcGAAAGGTCACAGCCCAAGAGCCTTCTTGACATCGCTCGTGGAAAGTTGACACTcttcgcatgcacagagTCGCATCTCTAGCCTCTGCCAGTCGCCCTCTCAATCTTGTCGCGAGCTCGATCGTCTGGAtttgtgtgtcttttcttcaAACACGCCATCGTCAACCGCTCCAtacacgtctctctctctgtccttggATGAACAAATCtcccgcgtcgccgtctccatctACGTTTTTGCATATCTCTTCAACAGTCCGTTGCCTTCCACGTAGTTCCCTGCTCGTCCGCCTCCCAGAGGGTGccgcgaggccgcggcgtttctctctcctgcctctcgggcgtctcccctcgtctgcggactccctgtctccttcctctgcctgctgtctctcggttCCCCCGTCCatcttttctgttttgtcttccccgcgcgacgcctccgtttttttcggctGTCCGCGgtcgcgcttctcctcgcctgtccCTGCACGCCCCGTCCCGGGAGAAAAGCTCCAGTCGGGCCGTGCCTCGCAGCCTCCCCCgcccctcctcgccttcactCACCAtcttctcgcctgctcttcctctctctttctgcgccccgccttttctctctcccctctttcgcAAACGTCCGCCGTGTGCGTGCACCCGctgaaacagagagagagggagagccCAAATGACGTCTCAGGGCTCCTCCGTGGACGCCTCGCTGGGGCTTTCCCCcgcggcgctgtctccactgCCCCCAGACTGGTACGAGTACCGCGACCCGCGCGGCGTCCCCTACTACCACAACCCGCGCCTGAACGTCACGCAGTGGGAACGGCCGACTGCCGCGCCTCCGAccgccgcgcccgcgccTCCGACCGTGTCTCTGGAGCCCCAGGCGTCTCCCGCTGGGGCGGGGCCGAGCACCGTGGACCTCTCGGCGgggcgcgccgcgccgcgcagcGTGCACCAGGGCGGCTTCTTGTCTCTCAGCGACACAGGCCTCGAACCCCAGTCGCGTGTATGTACAGACCCAGGAAAGACACGCGGCGCGCTCCTCGACGGGGCTGTAGGTCTCGCCTCGGGCGCTCGCGGGCCAAGCCTCACGGCGCCTGCCGGAGACGGTGGCCCCCGACAGGCTGGGGTGTGGAGTCTTTGTGGGTGttgcgaaggcgcgcgggCTGCCCTGCATCGTCTCTTTGACGTCACAACTGACGACATTCTCACGCGTCTCAAgctcgcgcttctcccctGGAAAACGCAGGACGTCTGCACGAACCCAGCGTCAGCTCCGGCCGCtggcgagaacgcggagCCGGCCGACAAGGactccttcgcgtcttcgacTTCCACTCTGGCCGCACTCTCCCCCCTAACTGCGCGCCCGTCGCTCGTCTTTTTGAACTCGCCGGACGCGTACGGTCCCTTTTGGTGCGCGACTACGCTCGTCCTCCTGTGCTTCGCGTCCAGCAACTTGCCTTTGCTCCTCTGGCCGTCGCGCTTTGCTGCGGCGGGTCTCGCGGCGGATGTTCGGCACTTGACGCAGGCTGCCGGGTCGGTCTATgccgcgctcttcgcgcCGCCACTCCTCGTGTGGCTGGGCCTTCTGTGGGAGAGGCACAGACGCGGGAGCGGCGGAGGTTCGGAGACGCACgctggcgcgtctcctttcgcaGATCCGCGCTTCGATCAGCTTTTCTGCCTCCAAGGCTACGCCctcgtgcctctctgcgcaggATCCGCCTGTCTGCTCCTTCTCGGGCTGCTGCCCCAGCACGGCTCAGTCGTCGCGCTGCGGTGGACCTCAGCGGGCGCTGCGGGTGCTTCCGCCTCGCGGTttctgtacgtacacctgaagCCGCTCTTGGCGGccgagcggcggcgcgcgcgagtcGCAGCGGTCGCGGGACTGCTCGCCTCCGTGATTCTGCTGCTCTTTGTGCTGCTGAGTTTCGCAGGCTCCTCAGAGCCGCCCACAGGCTCGCGCGAGGTCGaggcggcaggagacagatcctggaacggagacggagacgccggaggcACGGCCCCTGCGGCGAGCACTgcggacgaagaagcaagagacgcagaacgagaagaaaaagaaggaagagaagaaaaagaaggaagagaagaaaaagaaggaagagaaggaagagaagaaagagaagaaaaagaaggaagagaagaaaaagaaggaagagaaggaagagagggggagacggagcagggcgaaggggaagaagagaacggggaggagggtgcgcggggcgagagacgaggccgaagcgcaggacggaagagacagagcgaggcgcgagacgcgagagagaccgacgcgCAACTCccaggagaggcggaagagacagagacactcggaAAGCAGGGACGAACAGGGGAGATGGAAgtcgagacggaagagaaagaagaagagagtgtgcacagggagaaacgtgtgcgcggagaaggaagggagagaggacacacCGGAAAGGAGGCtaaaagcgaagagagcgtTCAAGTCGAGGAAGGGTCGGAGGCGAAACGGCCAGAAGCGCAGAGGGAAAATACAGACAgtgaggggaaggaagaccCCGAATGAGATGTCACTGGGGGCGCGCTTTTCTGTCCGAAAAACGTCTTTTATACACAGGTGGATTTCACCGTGGGTTTACCGCCTAGGTCTGTGTACACTTGTGGCCGATGCGTGTCGAAGTCTGAGTGCTCGACTCAGACTTTTAAGGACGTTTCCTTCCCTACGCAGGCTGCTCGGTTTCTTCTGGGTCCCCGATACTTCCACTGCGACGTCTTTTCTGCACGCTCACTTTCAACTcgctgctcttctcttccgaaACCGAGGCTCTCCGTTctgttctcgtctctcaCGCTACCCTCGTCTCGACGCAGCACCTTGTCTCTTACAGACTCCAGGGCTTtccactttctcttctccctctctttctctgtctcgttgGGGCTCGTCTGTGGCATTTGACGCAACAgcccgtcttccttctctgtctccgtctgctgttccttctctatcctcttcttcctccccctctctctgttcgtctctctctttctcttcctgtctctttctctctctatctctttctctccctctgtccgtctctcttcctctccctctttcccttcctctctctttctcttccgcgctctcttgctctcttctctgtagttttctttctctttgggttccctttctctttctctttttctctccatctttcccttttctctgtttctggcTCTTGGAGTCTTCCGGCCTTGTTCGTGAACCCGTCTCTCGTCGAAGAGAAGTGCCGAGTCGTCGCCTATACGCAGATCTAGGGATCCTGAAACGAATTTGCTCTCACCCCAGTGGCGAGCAGAACGTGCAAACAAGCGCGTTCGCCGcttgtcgcctcgccgcaggCACACAAGTCGACGCGGGATACGCTTTCTACACAGAGGTGTGAAATCTTTTCGTCGCACCCGCAGGAACCGAGGAAAGAATCGAAAACGAGTGCTCGTGTTCGGCggccgcgcatgcgtttttttgtgtgtcgCCTTTGGTGTTAAGACGGTAGTTGGAGGAAGGTTTTTCAGGGCTAAAAAGGGACGGAGAGCGCGGGAAAGGGATCTCGTCTCTGCGGCTGCGTCTTTCGCTCAAGACTGCCGCAAAAACGCTGGAGAGCGACACGAGCTTTggcgagaaagcaaaacgaAGGCGACCATGCAGCGATGGGCGTGGGGGGTCcgtt
This region of Neospora caninum Liverpool complete genome, chromosome Ia genomic DNA includes:
- a CDS encoding putative WW domain containing protein; translated protein: MTSQGSSVDASLGLSPAALSPLPPDWYEYRDPRGVPYYHNPRLNVTQWERPTAAPPTAAPAPPTVSLEPQASPAGAGPSTVDLSAGRAAPRSVHQGGFLSLSDTGLEPQSRVCTDPGKTRGALLDGAVGLASGARGPSLTAPAGDGGPRQAGVWSLCGCCEGARAALHRLFDVTTDDILTRLKLALLPWKTQDVCTNPASAPAAGENAEPADKDSFASSTSTLAALSPLTARPSLVFLNSPDAYGPFWCATTLVLLCFASSNLPLLLWPSRFAAAGLAADVRHLTQAAGSVYAALFAPPLLVWLGLLWERHRRGSGGGSETHAGASPFADPRFDQLFCLQGYALVPLCAGSACLLLLGLLPQHGSVVALRWTSAGAAGASASRFLYVHLKPLLAAERRRARVAAVAGLLASVILLLFVLLSFAGSSEPPTGSREVEAAGDRSWNGDGDAGGTAPAASTADEEARDAEREEKEGREEKEGREEKEGREGREEREEKEGREEKEGREGREGETEQGEGEEENGEEGARGERRGRSAGRKRQSEARDARETDAQLPGEAEETETLGKQGRTGEMEVETEEKEEESVHREKRVRGEGRERGHTGKEAKSEESVQVEEGSEAKRPEAQRENTDSEGKEDPE